From Stigmatopora nigra isolate UIUO_SnigA chromosome 5, RoL_Snig_1.1, whole genome shotgun sequence, a single genomic window includes:
- the suco gene encoding SUN domain-containing ossification factor isoform X3, which translates to MKRLRILIVCLIVALLCWCPNHHANCSEHSLSDPGQPAADKDDNNQPNEHTQEQVSMQLQEAEEQTIQTSYDVGLEAERAADNVHQEETLNPQTVEEDVTNSDQKSDLPPAASEDELSSEPEIESELQTDSQLPDQPGEQEALVSDLSPEQDHENDNTVELLVEEAAENQLPTDLDPSVPEHEVDDTPTSKSDGTSSSEEENKEDQKSSKIPDCSLEMGDSSTLANVDEVQEEEEQKEKEEQQKEQEKEGSGKVQQDNASLHQNQAGENFAGKESDPSVPSKDDIPTFDEWKKQVMEVEKEKSQNLHTATSGVVNPVKKVQKNFKNNYASVECGAKILSANNEAKSTSAILMENMDLYMLNPCSNKIWFVIELCEPIQVKQLDIANFELFSSTPKDFLVSLSDRYPTNKWVKLGTFHARDERIIQSFPLDEQLYAKYVKMFIKYIKVELLSHFGSEHFCPLSLFRVFGTSMVEEYEEISDSQYPSERLEYPDEDFDYPFGFQPSDDKASKNLLGSATNAILNMVNNLAANVLGGKPELEGHVGVQDNVTEELLTNKEENVEVEPDTTVETPQDPTVEIPVESEEPPAAEDTALSSTSISSPETHVDRRIVTLVEEEDDEEEPRQSTVTLLEEEDEEKIEEVLDRDSSAYCPFLTSMSCLATLPELLHRWCAVVLAQERLRKLRTQTSSVVSTPSTPSMPVQIPTPTREVLPLTENPPEPEETLPGQNVGGPLGELPLTPHTPLLELQLEPSRTSTLLPNSFSDIYGSMTPTHEELLLPPIKDVAPNSVSIPLVQATPLPDTQPLSAATPPLVPISPPPLPSLEADTPETALPTPKEQDLPTASRPEDLILPPTEQLTTPPVTDSNETGVLQNSNVTLEEHVDPQGGEPHRVESADEELLNGSANRAATDFYAELQNGVDYNNGVATGGNSATTSNGAAVHGSSQKESVFMRLNNRIKALEMNMSLSGRYLEELSQRYRKQMEEMQRAFNKTIIKLQNTSRIAEKQDQKQQDSIQALQSQLGNLTKLLGNLTVTVEKLQKEVSDRQCYLVFALVLCLSLGLLMCGQCCRSSCATPHADTTVGTVAAATNTTTTTTATAPKSNNYPSPKRCFSSYDDMSLKRRVSCPLVRSKSFHLSSSAEGKHDTNPFTTSPFRLKAVGGGSCAHAGLRRIRTAREALVACGRLFKKASCPPIQTLNMCPCSSTCVPVPFFSTVGPDDLYIVEPLRFSPEKKKKRCKTKSLDKVETLKASDPSAPLTNGVIKCNGFHASPHPLLPPAPWLPPPPPPPPPPPTTTQSAPEDTPSAPAFSAKEPPSEPSSSSSSTHSEDSFVVRLQPPSLAFSYGAPPPTTALRAALPPPPPPKSRQEKRLTKRRKSRHGQLADNRPVSQPAVRQLMKRGKELGRVTAVGGQI; encoded by the exons ATGAAGAGGCTGCGTATTCTGATCGTGTGCCTCATTGTAGCTCTCTTATGCTG gtgCCCCAATCATCATGCCAATTGTTCAGAGCACAGCTTGTCTGATCCAGGTCAGCCTGCTGCTGACAAAGACGACAACAACCAGCCTAATGAGCATACGCAGGAGCAGGTCTCCATGCAACTCCAG gagGCGGAAGAACAAACGATACAGACCTCCTATGATGTTGGACTAGAGGCTGAGAGAGCAGCAGATAATGTACACCAAGAAGAG ACGTTAAATCCACAAACAGTTGAAGAAGATGTAACAAATTCAGACCAAAAGTCTGATCTACCACCTGCTGCTTCCGAGGATGAACTCTCATCGGAACCTGAGATCGAGTCAGAGCTACAGACTGACTCGCAGCTCCCAGACCAGCCTGGTGAACAGGAAGCCTTAGTCTCGGATTTGAGCCCAGAACAGGACCATGAAAACGACAATACCGTGGAACTGCTTGTCGAGGAGGCTGCCGAAAATCAACTCCCAACCGATTTGGATCCATCTGTACCTGAACATGAAGTGGACGACACACCTACCTCAAAGAGCGATGGGACGTCTTCTTCGGA AGAGGAAAATAAAGAGGACCAGAAATCAAGCAAGATCCCTGATTGCAGTCTAGAAATGGGGGATTCGTCCACTTTGGCCAACGTGGATGAGgtacaggaggaggaggaacaaaaggagaaggaggagcagcagaaggagcaagaGAAGGAGGGAAGCGGCAAAGTGCAGCAGGACAATGCCTCTTTGCACCAGAATCAG GCGGGGGAGAATTTTGCTGGCAAGGAGTCCGATCCTTCAGTCCCCAGCAAAGATGACATCCCAACCTTTGACGAGTGGAAGAAACAAGTCATGGAGGTGGAGAAGGAAAAAA GTCAAAATCTTCACACCGCCACCAGCGGCGTTGTCAATCCTGTGAAGAAAGtgcaaaaaaacttcaaaaacaACTACGCCTCAGTGGAGTGTGGCGCTAAAATACTCTCTGCAAACAATGAGGCCAAG AGCACGTCAGCTATTCTCATGGAGAATATGGATCTTTATATGCTGAATCCCTGCAGCAACAAAATCTG GTTTGTGATCGAGCTCTGTGAGCCCATTCAAGTCAAACAGCTGGACATTGCCAATTTTGAACTCTTCTCATCGACACCGAAAGACTTCCTTGTCTCACTGAGTGACAG aTACCCCACCAACAAGTGGGTGAAGCTGGGGACCTTTCACGCCCGTGACGAGCGCATCATACAGAGCTTTCCACTGGATGAACAACTTTATGCTAAATATGTCAAG ATGTTCATCAAGTACATCAAG GTTGAGCTGCTTTCCCACTTTGGCTCCGAACACTTCTGTCCTCTGAGTCTCTTCAG GGTGTTTGGTACCAGCATGGTGGAGGAATATGAGGAGATCTCAGATTCTCAGTATCCTTCTGAAAGGCTAGAGTACCCGGATGAAGATTTTG ATTATCCGTTTGGTTTTCAACCTTCTGATGACAAGGCATCTAAAAACCTGCTTGGATCCGCAACCA ATGCCATCCTCAACATGGTCAACAACTTAGCAGCTAATGTGCTTGGTGGGAAACCTGAACTGGAGGGCCATGTAGGCGTTCAAG ATAATGTGACAGAAGAACTGCTGACCAACAAGGAGGAGAATGTGGAGGTTGAACCCGACACAACAGTGGAAACCCCTCAAGACCCGACAGT AGAGATCCCCGTAGAATCAGAAGAGCCCCCAGCCGCTGAGGACACCGCTCTTTCTTCCACGTCCATCTCTTCCCCCGAAACTCACGTGGACAGGCGAATTGTGACCCtcgtagaagaagaagacgacgaGGAAGAACCTCGACAGTCTACCGTCACCTTGTTggaggaagaggacgaggaGAAAATTGAAGAGGTGCTAGACAGGGACAGCTCGGCATACTGTCCTTTCTTGACATCAATGTCTTGCCTCGCCACGCTACCGGAATTGCTTCACCGCTGGTGCGCCGTGGTCTTGGCCCAGGAGCGACTCCGTAAACTTCGCACCCAGACCAGCTCTGTCGTAAGCACCCCCAGCACCCCATCCATGCCTGTACAGATCCCCACACCAACACGGGAAGTCCTCCCCCTCACTGAAAACCCCCCAGAGCCGGAGGAAACGCTTCCAGGCCAAAACGTGGGCGGACCGCTCGGCGAGCTCCCCCTCACGCCGCACACTCCCCTGCTCGAGCTCCAGTTGGAGCCCAGCAGGACGTCTACCCTCCTCCCCAACAGCTTCTCGGACATCTACGGCTCCATGACTCCCACCCACGAGGAATTGCTATTGCCCCCCATCAAGGATGTGGCCCCGAACTCCGTTTCCATTCCGCTTGTTCAGGCTACCCCTCTCCCTGACACGCAGCCTTTGAGCGCCGCTACTCCTCCCTTGGTGCCCATCTCCCCACCACCGCTTCCCAGCCTTGAGGCGGATACCCCCGAGACGGCTCTCCCCACCCCTAAAGAACAAGATCTTCCCACGGCATCACGCCCCGAAGACCTGATCCTCCCTCCCACCGAGCAACTAACCACTCCGCCCGTAACGGACTCTAACGAAACCGGCGTCCTGCAAAACTCCAACGTGACTCTAGAAGAGCACGTGGACCCCCAAGGAGGGGAACCCCATCGGGTAGAAAGCGCAGATGAAGAGCTATTAAACGGCAGCGCTAACCGAGCGGCCACCGATTTCTACGCCGAACTGCAGAACGGCGTGGACTACAACAACGGTGTGGCCACGGGCGGTAACAGTGCGACCACGTCCAATGGGGCGGCCGTACACGGCTCCAGCCAGAAAGAGAGCGTCTTCATGAGGCTGAACAACCGGATCAAAGCCCTGGAGATGAACATGAGTCTATCGGGGAGAtacctggaagagcttagccaGAG ATACCGCAAACAGATGGAGGAGATGCAGAGGGCGTTCAACAAGACCATCATCAAGTTGCAGAACACCTCACGCATTGCAGAGAAACAG GACCAGAAACAGCAAGACTCCATCCAGGCTCTGCAGAGTCAGCTGGGGAACCTCACAAAACTGCTGGGCAATCTCACTGTCACTGTGGAAAAACTTCAGAAAGAG GTGTCGGACCGTCAGTGCTACCTGGTCTTCGCTCTGGTACTGTGCTTGTCCCTGGGACTGCTGATGTGCGGACAGTGCTGCCGCAGCTCCTGCGCCACCCCCCACGCCGACACGACAGTCGGCACCGTGGCGGCGGCGACGAAcacgacgacgacaacgacggCAACGGCGCCCAAGAGCAACAACTACCCAAGCCCCAAAAGATGCTTCTCCTCCTACGACGACATGAGCCTGAAGCGCAGGGTGTCATGTCCGCTGGTGCGCTCCAAATCCTTCCACCTGTCGTCTTCTGCCGAAGGTAAACATGACACCAATCCGTTCACCACCTCGCCCTTCAGACTGAAAGCCGTCGGTGGCGGCTCGTGTGCACACGCAGGCTTAAGGAGAATAAGAACGGCGCGTGAAGCTTTGGTGGCTTGCggtaggctttttaaaaaagccagcTGCCCTCCAATTCAAACGTTGAACATGTGTCCCTGTTCTTCAACTTGTGTTCCTGTTCCTTTTTTCTCTACAGTAGGTCCAGATGACTTGTATATTGTAGAGCCGCTAAGGTTTTCTCCAGAGAAAAAG AAAAAACGCTGTAAAACAAAATCTTTAGACAAGGTGGAAACACTGAAGGCGTCTGACCCCTCTGCACCCCTCACCAATGGCGTCATTAAATGCAACGGCTTCCACGCAAGCCCCCACCCTTTGCTCCCACCAGCACCATGGctccctcctccaccaccaccaccaccaccaccacccactaCTACTCAATCTGCCCCCGAGGACACCCCATCAGCACCCGCCTTTTCCGCAAAGGAGCCCCCCTCGGAGCCCTCTAGCTCCAGCTCGTCCACCCACTCGGAGGATTCATTCGTCGTGCGTCTGCAGCCTCCCTCGCTGGCCTTCTCTTACGGCGCGCCGCCCCCGACGACGGCACTCCGGGCCGCACTCCCCCCTCCGCCCCCACCCAAATCCCGGCAAGAGAAGCGCCTCACCAAGCGACGGAAATCACGTCACGGTCAGTTGGCGGACAATCGCCCGGTTTCGCAGCCCGCCGTGCGACAGCTCATGAAGCGCGGTAAAGAACTCGGCCGCGTTACGGCGGTCGGCGGACAAATCTGA
- the suco gene encoding SUN domain-containing ossification factor isoform X4 — MKRLRILIVCLIVALLCWCPNHHANCSEHSLSDPGQPAADKDDNNQPNEHTQEQVSMQLQEAEEQTIQTSYDVGLEAERAADNVHQEETLNPQTVEEDVTNSDQKSDLPPAASEDELSSEPEIESELQTDSQLPDQPGEQEALVSDLSPEQDHENDNTVELLVEEAAENQLPTDLDPSVPEHEVDDTPTSKSDGTSSSDAMRVASAGDEPPADIFVFAECPDSQCGLDPPKLATCENSFFGSPLLREENKEDQKSSKIPDCSLEMGDSSTLANVDEVQEEEEQKEKEEQQKEQEKEGSGKVQQDNASLHQNQAGENFAGKESDPSVPSKDDIPTFDEWKKQVMEVEKEKSQNLHTATSGVVNPVKKVQKNFKNNYASVECGAKILSANNEAKSTSAILMENMDLYMLNPCSNKIWFVIELCEPIQVKQLDIANFELFSSTPKDFLVSLSDRYPTNKWVKLGTFHARDERIIQSFPLDEQLYAKYVKMFIKYIKVELLSHFGSEHFCPLSLFRVFGTSMVEEYEEISDSQYPSERLEYPDEDFDYPFGFQPSDDKASKNLLGSATNAILNMVNNLAANVLGGKPELEGHVGVQDNVTEELLTNKEENVEVEPDTTVETPQDPTVEIPVESEEPPAAEDTALSSTSISSPETHVDRRIVTLVEEEDDEEEPRQSTVTLLEEEDEEKIEEVLDRDSSAYCPFLTSMSCLATLPELLHRWCAVVLAQERLRKLRTQTSSVVSTPSTPSMPVQIPTPTREVLPLTENPPEPEETLPGQNVGGPLGELPLTPHTPLLELQLEPSRTSTLLPNSFSDIYGSMTPTHEELLLPPIKDVAPNSVSIPLVQATPLPDTQPLSAATPPLVPISPPPLPSLEADTPETALPTPKEQDLPTASRPEDLILPPTEQLTTPPVTDSNETGVLQNSNVTLEEHVDPQGGEPHRVESADEELLNGSANRAATDFYAELQNGVDYNNGVATGGNSATTSNGAAVHGSSQKESVFMRLNNRIKALEMNMSLSGRYLEELSQRYRKQMEEMQRAFNKTIIKLQNTSRIAEKQDQKQQDSIQALQSQLGNLTKLLGNLTVTVEKLQKEVSDRQCYLVFALVLCLSLGLLMCGQCCRSSCATPHADTTVGTVAAATNTTTTTTATAPKSNNYPSPKRCFSSYDDMSLKRRVSCPLVRSKSFHLSSSAEVGPDDLYIVEPLRFSPEKKKKRCKTKSLDKVETLKASDPSAPLTNGVIKCNGFHASPHPLLPPAPWLPPPPPPPPPPPTTTQSAPEDTPSAPAFSAKEPPSEPSSSSSSTHSEDSFVVRLQPPSLAFSYGAPPPTTALRAALPPPPPPKSRQEKRLTKRRKSRHGQLADNRPVSQPAVRQLMKRGKELGRVTAVGGQI, encoded by the exons ATGAAGAGGCTGCGTATTCTGATCGTGTGCCTCATTGTAGCTCTCTTATGCTG gtgCCCCAATCATCATGCCAATTGTTCAGAGCACAGCTTGTCTGATCCAGGTCAGCCTGCTGCTGACAAAGACGACAACAACCAGCCTAATGAGCATACGCAGGAGCAGGTCTCCATGCAACTCCAG gagGCGGAAGAACAAACGATACAGACCTCCTATGATGTTGGACTAGAGGCTGAGAGAGCAGCAGATAATGTACACCAAGAAGAG ACGTTAAATCCACAAACAGTTGAAGAAGATGTAACAAATTCAGACCAAAAGTCTGATCTACCACCTGCTGCTTCCGAGGATGAACTCTCATCGGAACCTGAGATCGAGTCAGAGCTACAGACTGACTCGCAGCTCCCAGACCAGCCTGGTGAACAGGAAGCCTTAGTCTCGGATTTGAGCCCAGAACAGGACCATGAAAACGACAATACCGTGGAACTGCTTGTCGAGGAGGCTGCCGAAAATCAACTCCCAACCGATTTGGATCCATCTGTACCTGAACATGAAGTGGACGACACACCTACCTCAAAGAGCGATGGGACGTCTTCTTCGGA TGCAATGCGGGTTGCCAGTGCAGGAGACGAGCCCCCAGCAGACATCTTTGTCTTTGCCGAGTGCCCTGACTCGCAGTGTGGGCTCGACCCCCCCAAACTGGCAACCTGTGAAAACTCCTTTTTTGGCAGCCCCCTCCTCAG AGAGGAAAATAAAGAGGACCAGAAATCAAGCAAGATCCCTGATTGCAGTCTAGAAATGGGGGATTCGTCCACTTTGGCCAACGTGGATGAGgtacaggaggaggaggaacaaaaggagaaggaggagcagcagaaggagcaagaGAAGGAGGGAAGCGGCAAAGTGCAGCAGGACAATGCCTCTTTGCACCAGAATCAG GCGGGGGAGAATTTTGCTGGCAAGGAGTCCGATCCTTCAGTCCCCAGCAAAGATGACATCCCAACCTTTGACGAGTGGAAGAAACAAGTCATGGAGGTGGAGAAGGAAAAAA GTCAAAATCTTCACACCGCCACCAGCGGCGTTGTCAATCCTGTGAAGAAAGtgcaaaaaaacttcaaaaacaACTACGCCTCAGTGGAGTGTGGCGCTAAAATACTCTCTGCAAACAATGAGGCCAAG AGCACGTCAGCTATTCTCATGGAGAATATGGATCTTTATATGCTGAATCCCTGCAGCAACAAAATCTG GTTTGTGATCGAGCTCTGTGAGCCCATTCAAGTCAAACAGCTGGACATTGCCAATTTTGAACTCTTCTCATCGACACCGAAAGACTTCCTTGTCTCACTGAGTGACAG aTACCCCACCAACAAGTGGGTGAAGCTGGGGACCTTTCACGCCCGTGACGAGCGCATCATACAGAGCTTTCCACTGGATGAACAACTTTATGCTAAATATGTCAAG ATGTTCATCAAGTACATCAAG GTTGAGCTGCTTTCCCACTTTGGCTCCGAACACTTCTGTCCTCTGAGTCTCTTCAG GGTGTTTGGTACCAGCATGGTGGAGGAATATGAGGAGATCTCAGATTCTCAGTATCCTTCTGAAAGGCTAGAGTACCCGGATGAAGATTTTG ATTATCCGTTTGGTTTTCAACCTTCTGATGACAAGGCATCTAAAAACCTGCTTGGATCCGCAACCA ATGCCATCCTCAACATGGTCAACAACTTAGCAGCTAATGTGCTTGGTGGGAAACCTGAACTGGAGGGCCATGTAGGCGTTCAAG ATAATGTGACAGAAGAACTGCTGACCAACAAGGAGGAGAATGTGGAGGTTGAACCCGACACAACAGTGGAAACCCCTCAAGACCCGACAGT AGAGATCCCCGTAGAATCAGAAGAGCCCCCAGCCGCTGAGGACACCGCTCTTTCTTCCACGTCCATCTCTTCCCCCGAAACTCACGTGGACAGGCGAATTGTGACCCtcgtagaagaagaagacgacgaGGAAGAACCTCGACAGTCTACCGTCACCTTGTTggaggaagaggacgaggaGAAAATTGAAGAGGTGCTAGACAGGGACAGCTCGGCATACTGTCCTTTCTTGACATCAATGTCTTGCCTCGCCACGCTACCGGAATTGCTTCACCGCTGGTGCGCCGTGGTCTTGGCCCAGGAGCGACTCCGTAAACTTCGCACCCAGACCAGCTCTGTCGTAAGCACCCCCAGCACCCCATCCATGCCTGTACAGATCCCCACACCAACACGGGAAGTCCTCCCCCTCACTGAAAACCCCCCAGAGCCGGAGGAAACGCTTCCAGGCCAAAACGTGGGCGGACCGCTCGGCGAGCTCCCCCTCACGCCGCACACTCCCCTGCTCGAGCTCCAGTTGGAGCCCAGCAGGACGTCTACCCTCCTCCCCAACAGCTTCTCGGACATCTACGGCTCCATGACTCCCACCCACGAGGAATTGCTATTGCCCCCCATCAAGGATGTGGCCCCGAACTCCGTTTCCATTCCGCTTGTTCAGGCTACCCCTCTCCCTGACACGCAGCCTTTGAGCGCCGCTACTCCTCCCTTGGTGCCCATCTCCCCACCACCGCTTCCCAGCCTTGAGGCGGATACCCCCGAGACGGCTCTCCCCACCCCTAAAGAACAAGATCTTCCCACGGCATCACGCCCCGAAGACCTGATCCTCCCTCCCACCGAGCAACTAACCACTCCGCCCGTAACGGACTCTAACGAAACCGGCGTCCTGCAAAACTCCAACGTGACTCTAGAAGAGCACGTGGACCCCCAAGGAGGGGAACCCCATCGGGTAGAAAGCGCAGATGAAGAGCTATTAAACGGCAGCGCTAACCGAGCGGCCACCGATTTCTACGCCGAACTGCAGAACGGCGTGGACTACAACAACGGTGTGGCCACGGGCGGTAACAGTGCGACCACGTCCAATGGGGCGGCCGTACACGGCTCCAGCCAGAAAGAGAGCGTCTTCATGAGGCTGAACAACCGGATCAAAGCCCTGGAGATGAACATGAGTCTATCGGGGAGAtacctggaagagcttagccaGAG ATACCGCAAACAGATGGAGGAGATGCAGAGGGCGTTCAACAAGACCATCATCAAGTTGCAGAACACCTCACGCATTGCAGAGAAACAG GACCAGAAACAGCAAGACTCCATCCAGGCTCTGCAGAGTCAGCTGGGGAACCTCACAAAACTGCTGGGCAATCTCACTGTCACTGTGGAAAAACTTCAGAAAGAG GTGTCGGACCGTCAGTGCTACCTGGTCTTCGCTCTGGTACTGTGCTTGTCCCTGGGACTGCTGATGTGCGGACAGTGCTGCCGCAGCTCCTGCGCCACCCCCCACGCCGACACGACAGTCGGCACCGTGGCGGCGGCGACGAAcacgacgacgacaacgacggCAACGGCGCCCAAGAGCAACAACTACCCAAGCCCCAAAAGATGCTTCTCCTCCTACGACGACATGAGCCTGAAGCGCAGGGTGTCATGTCCGCTGGTGCGCTCCAAATCCTTCCACCTGTCGTCTTCTGCCGAAG TAGGTCCAGATGACTTGTATATTGTAGAGCCGCTAAGGTTTTCTCCAGAGAAAAAG AAAAAACGCTGTAAAACAAAATCTTTAGACAAGGTGGAAACACTGAAGGCGTCTGACCCCTCTGCACCCCTCACCAATGGCGTCATTAAATGCAACGGCTTCCACGCAAGCCCCCACCCTTTGCTCCCACCAGCACCATGGctccctcctccaccaccaccaccaccaccaccacccactaCTACTCAATCTGCCCCCGAGGACACCCCATCAGCACCCGCCTTTTCCGCAAAGGAGCCCCCCTCGGAGCCCTCTAGCTCCAGCTCGTCCACCCACTCGGAGGATTCATTCGTCGTGCGTCTGCAGCCTCCCTCGCTGGCCTTCTCTTACGGCGCGCCGCCCCCGACGACGGCACTCCGGGCCGCACTCCCCCCTCCGCCCCCACCCAAATCCCGGCAAGAGAAGCGCCTCACCAAGCGACGGAAATCACGTCACGGTCAGTTGGCGGACAATCGCCCGGTTTCGCAGCCCGCCGTGCGACAGCTCATGAAGCGCGGTAAAGAACTCGGCCGCGTTACGGCGGTCGGCGGACAAATCTGA